From Microbacterium rhizosphaerae:
GGTTGGCGCGGATCTCCTCCTTCAGGTCCTGCGTGTCGGGGGTCATCTCGACGCCCGCGAACGCCTCATCGAGCAGCCGGTGGATGTCGTTGTTCATTTCGTTTCCTTCACGTCGAGAAGAGAGTCGATGATCGCGCGGGTCGCAACCCAGGCCGCGACGTTCGAGGTGTAGACGGCGCGGCCGGCGTCGGTGATCCGGTAGTACTTGCGGCGCCCGCCCTGGGTCTCGTCGCCCCAGTAGGACTCGACGAGCCCGTCCTTCTCCAGGCGGCGGTACGTGGCATAGAGAGTGGCTTCCTTGATCTCGCGGTCGCCGCCGGTGGCATCCCGGATCGCCTTGTAGATCTCGAAGCCGTAGCGGTCGCCGCGGCGCAGCACCCCGAGCACGATCGTGTCGGTATGGCCACGCAGCAGGTCGGCCGCGAAAGCGTCGTCGTTGGTCATGTCAAGTACTGTATCAGATCAAGTACTAGTCCGCACCAACTACTTGGCGTGGCCATTCAGGCGGGACCGGCTGCGGTCAGCTGACGAGCAGGCGCTTGCGCTCCGCATCGACGTCGTAGGTCGCCGCCGGCCAGCGCGGATCGATGTCCTGCAGCGCGCGGATCAGCAGCTGCTGCACCGCGAGGCGCGCATACCACTTGCGGTTGGCCGGTACGACGAACCAGGGCGCATCCGCCGTCGAGGTGCGCTCGAACGCGACCTGGTAGGCATCCATGTAGTCGGGCCACAGGCGACGCTCGTCGATGTCGCCGGGGTTGTACTTCCAGTGCTTGTCGGGGCGGTCCAGACGCGCCATGAGACGCGTGCGCTGCTCGTCGCGCGAGATGTGCAGCATGACCTTGACGACGCGGGTGCCGGCATCCGTCAATCGCTTCTCGAAGTCGACGATCGCTCCGTACCGGCGCTCGATCTCGTCGGCCGAGGCGAGTCGGCGGACGCGTCCGATCAGGACGTCCTCGTAGTGGGAGCGGTCGAAGACGCCGATCATCCCGGTCTCGGGTGTGCGCTTCTCGATGCGCCACAGGAAGTCGTGGGCGAGCTCCTCCTCGGTCGGCTTCTTGAACGCCGTCAGCCACACGCCCTGAGGATCGACGCTTCCCATCACGTGCCGGACGATGCCACCCTTGCCCGCGGTGTCCATCGCCTGCAGCACGAGGAGCACGGATGTGTGGCGCCCTCCGCCGCGGCTCGACGCGAACAGGCGCTCCTGCAGCTCGTCGAGCTGCGCGGCACCCCGTGCGAGATCGTCTTCACCGTCGCTCTTGCCGCCGTCGTAGGCAGGCGTCGCCTCGGCATCGACGTCGGCGAGCCGAAAGCCCTCGCCCACGCGCAGCAGCTCGGCGACGTCCGCCGTCCAGGAGATCTTCTTCGACATGTGCACATCCTGGCGGATCGCACGGCCGCACGACACCCGCTCGCCGAGAGGGCGTCCCGATGCTCGGAGCCTCAGCGCTCGAGCGGGACCTCGACGAGCTGCGGCCCGCGCACCGGCGAGGTGAGCGCCTCGTCGAGGGCGGAGCGCGTCGAGACGACGATGTGCTCCCACCCGTATGCCGCCGCGAGCTCCGCCAGGCGAACGCGCTGCGGTGTGTACATGACCCGATCCATGTCGGCGGGTGCCGCGATGCCCGCGACCTCGAGATCGTCGAAGATCGTGCCGCCGCCGTCGTTTCCGACGATGACCTGGATGCGTGGTGCGACCTCGGACGGCGGCACCAGGAGCGCGCCGACATCGTGCAGCAGCGCGAGGTCGCCCAGGAGGACGCGCGTGATTCCCGCTGCGCCGCGTGCCTGCGAGACGAGGGCGATGCCGAGCGCGGTGGAGACTGTGCCGTCGATGCCCGCCAGCCCCCGGTTCGCATGGACGGGCACCTTCTTGCCCGGCAGCACGGCGTCGGCGACCCGCACCAGACGCGACGACCCGAAGACGAGACGGTCGTGCGGCCAGGACGCCCGCCAGACCGCGTCGACGAGCGCGACCCGATCGACGGGTGCGCGCAGCACGCCGACCTCTGCGGCGATCGCGCCGAGCCGCTCATGCGGGACGGCGGACGACAGGCCGGCCGCGTCAGGCGGCGGCGGGGCGAGATCGACGGATGCGTCGCGCGACGCGTGCATCCACTCCGCCAGCCACTCGCGGTCGGCCTCGCCGCCGCCGACGGCGACCCGCGCGACCGAGGCGGTCTCGCCGTTGAGATTCAGCGGCTCCCCCGGTCCGCGGAGGGCGATGACCTCGACATCTGCGCGCGACAGCAGCGCCGTGACCTCACGGCTCAGGGTGGGATGACCGAAGACGACGGCGCGCTCGATGCGTCCGCCGAGCTCGGGATCGCGCAGCAGCTGCCGGTAGCCGTGCACGACACGCCGGCCGTAGCGGGCGCCG
This genomic window contains:
- a CDS encoding polyphosphate kinase 2 family protein, which codes for MSKKISWTADVAELLRVGEGFRLADVDAEATPAYDGGKSDGEDDLARGAAQLDELQERLFASSRGGGRHTSVLLVLQAMDTAGKGGIVRHVMGSVDPQGVWLTAFKKPTEEELAHDFLWRIEKRTPETGMIGVFDRSHYEDVLIGRVRRLASADEIERRYGAIVDFEKRLTDAGTRVVKVMLHISRDEQRTRLMARLDRPDKHWKYNPGDIDERRLWPDYMDAYQVAFERTSTADAPWFVVPANRKWYARLAVQQLLIRALQDIDPRWPAATYDVDAERKRLLVS
- a CDS encoding PadR family transcriptional regulator; protein product: MTNDDAFAADLLRGHTDTIVLGVLRRGDRYGFEIYKAIRDATGGDREIKEATLYATYRRLEKDGLVESYWGDETQGGRRKYYRITDAGRAVYTSNVAAWVATRAIIDSLLDVKETK
- the menD gene encoding 2-succinyl-5-enolpyruvyl-6-hydroxy-3-cyclohexene-1-carboxylic-acid synthase, with translation MDVSAVPSDASPASDAAASLLGALVDAGVRHVVLSPGSRSQALALVAAHLAHADAIDLHVRIDERVSGFLALGIGRESGMPAAVVCTSGTAVANLLPAVLEAHHSGVPLLLLTADRPPELRGVGANQTTRQPGVYGAAVRMDADLPVPDAVDPDGTGEQTAVLRSVALEALRAALGTDEIPAGPVHLNLPYREPLAGRLPDWFTAAHVPVDPVADRDSAGERDETQHPVDLDPDILPEDDASGALYQGGGGVGETDEPVDDATVVLARGPRTVVIAGADAGPDAEILAHVGNWPLIAEIVSGARYGRRVVHGYRQLLRDPELGGRIERAVVFGHPTLSREVTALLSRADVEVIALRGPGEPLNLNGETASVARVAVGGGEADREWLAEWMHASRDASVDLAPPPPDAAGLSSAVPHERLGAIAAEVGVLRAPVDRVALVDAVWRASWPHDRLVFGSSRLVRVADAVLPGKKVPVHANRGLAGIDGTVSTALGIALVSQARGAAGITRVLLGDLALLHDVGALLVPPSEVAPRIQVIVGNDGGGTIFDDLEVAGIAAPADMDRVMYTPQRVRLAELAAAYGWEHIVVSTRSALDEALTSPVRGPQLVEVPLER